Proteins encoded in a region of the Poecile atricapillus isolate bPoeAtr1 chromosome 26, bPoeAtr1.hap1, whole genome shotgun sequence genome:
- the LOC131588579 gene encoding class II histocompatibility antigen, B-L beta chain-like — protein sequence MTWSGWGAALPVQRRSLVARDPCPALAMGRVAAWGALLVPLVLLAAAPAAGEELSAVFQELGKYECHFLNGTERVRFVARTIYNREQYTHFDSGVGLFVGDTPFGEKVAKYWNGKPEILEHARTAVDWLCRHNYRVDSPFTVERREPPSVSISLVPSSSQPGPGRLLCSVMDFYPAEIQVRWFQGQQELSEHVVATDVVANGDWSQQLLVLLETPPRRGATYTCQVEHVSLEQPLRRSWEMPPDAGRSKMLTGIGGFVLGFVFLALGLGFYVRKKSS from the exons ATGACCTGGAGTGGATGGGGAGCGGCGCTCCCAGTCCAGAGACGATCCTTGGTAGCCCGCGACCCCTGCCCGGCGCTGGCCATGGGGCGTGTGGCGGCTTGGGGGGCCCTACTGGTGccactggtgctgctggcagcggCCCCGGCTGCGGGCGAGGAGCTCtcgg CGGTGTTCCAGGAGTTGGGTAAGTATGAGTGTCACTTCCTGAACGGCACCGAGCGGGTGAGGTTCGTGGCTAGGACCATCTACAACCGGGAGCAGTACACGCACTTCGACAGCGGTGTGGGGCTGTTCGTGGGGGACACCCCCTTTGGGGAGAAGGTGGCCAAGTACTGGAACGGCAAACCGGAAATACTGGAGCACGCTCGAACTGCGGTGGACTGGCTGTGCCGGCACAACTACCGGGTGGACAGCCCATTCACCGTGGAGCGCCGAG agccccccagcgtttccatctcgctggtgccctcgAGCTCGCAGCCCGGGcccggccgcctgctctgctccgTGATGGATTTCTACCCTGCCGAGATCCAGGTGCGCTGGTtccagggccagcaggagcTCTCGGAGCACGTGGTGGCCACTGACGTGGTGGCCAACGGcgactggagccagcagctgctggtgctgctggaaacgCCCCCCCGGCGCGGGGCCACCTACACgtgccaggtggagcacgtcagcctggagcagcccctgagGCGGAGCTGGG agATGCCGCCGGACGCCGGGCGCAGCAAGATGCTGACGGGGATCGGGGGCTTCGTGCTGGGCTTCGTCTTCCTGGCGCTGGGGCTCGGCTTCTACGTGCGCAAGAAG agctcctga